The Streptomyces sp. NBC_00344 genome includes a window with the following:
- a CDS encoding GNAT family N-acetyltransferase: MFPETVLHTDGLTLRPFSSSDIRDTQVSCSDPLTQQWLPLPQPYTLDDATAWCTAVAPALRESGDGIHFAITDSHTGRLMGTTGLKKTDWRARVTEVGYWISPWARGNGTAAEATRALARWLLTDQQFQRLELRAATENTASQKAALKAGFHREGILRNAGYVHTGRVDLILFSLLPDDLPTTTHSTRADGR; the protein is encoded by the coding sequence CGATATCCGCGACACCCAAGTGAGCTGCTCGGACCCGCTCACCCAGCAATGGCTCCCCCTCCCTCAGCCCTACACCCTGGACGACGCCACCGCTTGGTGCACGGCAGTGGCCCCCGCCCTTCGCGAATCCGGCGACGGCATCCACTTTGCGATCACCGACTCCCACACCGGGCGGCTGATGGGCACCACCGGGCTGAAGAAGACCGACTGGCGAGCTCGGGTGACCGAGGTCGGCTACTGGATTTCCCCCTGGGCGCGCGGCAACGGCACAGCCGCCGAAGCCACTCGGGCCCTGGCTCGGTGGCTTCTGACCGACCAGCAGTTCCAGCGTCTGGAGCTCCGAGCCGCGACCGAGAACACCGCTTCCCAGAAAGCCGCGCTCAAAGCCGGCTTTCACCGTGAAGGCATCTTGCGAAACGCAGGTTACGTTCACACCGGCCGGGTCGACCTGATCCTCTTCTCCCTGCTGCCCGACGACCTCCCGACCACGACACACAGCACTCGTGCGGACGGCCGATGA